The Carassius gibelio isolate Cgi1373 ecotype wild population from Czech Republic chromosome B14, carGib1.2-hapl.c, whole genome shotgun sequence genome has a segment encoding these proteins:
- the fgf1a gene encoding putative fibroblast growth factor 1 — protein sequence MTEKLGPPDYKKLARLYCMNGGFHLRLAADGSVAGAREEDEYSILRIKATSPGVVVIEGAETGLYLSMNEDGKPYASSLVTDESYFLERMEENHYNTYQSQKHGENWYVGIKKNGKMKRGPRTHIGQKAIFFLPRQVD from the exons ATGACGGAGAAACTCGGTCCTCCGGACTACAAGAAGCTGGCTCGGCTGTACTGCATGAACGGAGGATTTCACCTGCGGCTCGCGGCGGACGGAAGCGTGGCGGGAGCGCGAGAGGAAGACGAATACA GCATACTGCGCATAAAAGCTACTAGTCCAGGAGTGGTGGTCATTGAAGGAGCAGAGACGGGACTTTACCTCTCTATGAATGAAGACGGCAAGCCGTACGCTTCA TCACTTGTAACAGATGAAAGTTATTTCTTGGAGAGGATGGAGGAAAACCACTACAACACGTATCAGTCTCAAAAGCACGGTGAAAACTGGTACGTCGGGATAAAAAAGAACGGGAAAATGAAACGCGGTCCACGAACACACATTGGACAAAAGGCGATCTTCTTTCTCCCTCGGCAGGTGGACTGA
- the LOC127971077 gene encoding NEDD4 family-interacting protein 1: protein MTEQRSGYQQLNNEEESEEVFQQAADAPPPYSSIPANNAAFFEYKEDDVYPKPPSYNVATSLPSYDEAERSKEEATIPLVTDRDEDFIARDSFDDTDQLRVGNDGIFMLTFFMAFLFNWIGFFLSFCLTTSAAGRYGAISGFGLSLVKWVLIVRFSTYFPGYFDGQYWLWWVFLVVGFLLFFRGFVNYSRVRNMTDHSMSTLPRTRVLFIY, encoded by the exons ATGACAGAACAGAGGAGTGGATATCAGCAG tTGAATAATGAGGAGGAGTCAGAGGAGGTGTTTCAACAAGCTGCGGATGCGCCTCCGCCGTACAGCAGCATCCCAGCGAATAATGCAG CTTTCTTTGAGTATAAAGAGGATGATGTGTACCCCAAACCTCCGTCGTACAACGTCGCCACGTCACTGCCGTCATATGACGAGGCTGAGAGGAGCAAAGAAGAGGCCACCATTCCTCTAGTCACCGACAGG GATGAGGACTTCATTGCCAGAGACAGTTTTGATGATACGGATCAACTGCGGGTTGGGAACGATGGGATTTTCATGCTAACGTTTTTCA TGGCGTTCCTCTTTAACTGGATTGGCTTCTTCCTGTCCTTCTGTCTGACCACGTCTGCGGCGGGACGCTACGGAGCCATCTCTGGGTTCGGACTGTCCCTAGTCAAATGGGTCCTGATTGTCAGG TTTTCTACCTACTTCCCTGGATATTTTGATGGCCAGTACTGGCTGTGGTGGGTTTTCCTTGTTGTAG GATTCCTGCTGTTCTTCCGGGGATTTGTTAACTATTCCAGAGTTCGCAACATGACAGATCATTCCATGTCCACCCTTCCTCGTACCCGAGTTCTCTTTATCTATTAG
- the gnpda1 gene encoding glucosamine-6-phosphate isomerase 1, translated as MKLIILDDYDHVSEWTAKYIRNRIKKFNPGPDRFFTLGLPTGGTPLGCYKKLIEYHKKGDISFQYVKTFNMDEYVGLPRDHPESYHSFMWNNFFKHIDIRAENAHILDGNASNLEKECQDFEAKIKAAGGIELFVGGIGPDGHIAFNEPGSSLVSRTRVKTLAMDTILANARFFDGDLSKVPTMALTVGVGTVMDAREVMILITGSHKAFALYKAIEEGVNHMWTVSAFQQHPQAVFVCDEDATHELRVKTVKYFKGIMDVHNKMVLD; from the exons ATGAAGCTCATCATACTGGACGACTATGACCATGTCAGCGAATGGACGGCCAAATACATCAGGAACCGGATCAAGAAGTTCAATCCTGGTCCTGACCGATTCTTCACTCTGGGTCTTCCAACAG GAGGCACTCCGCTTGGATGCTACAAGAAACTGATCGAGTATCACAAGAAGGGAGACATATCTTTTCAGTACGTGAAAACGTTTAATATGGATGAGTATGTAG GACTTCCTAGAGACCATCCTGAAAGTTACCATTCGTTCATGTGGAACAACTTCTTCAAGCACATCGACATCCGAGCAGAAAACGCACACATCCTTGACGGCAATGCATCTAATCTAGAGAAAGAGTGTCAGGACTTTGAAGCCAAAATCAAAGCTGCTGGAGGAATCGAACTTTTTGTTGGCG GTATTGGACCTGATGGTCACATTGCGTTCAATGAGCCTGGATCCAGTCTGGTGTCCCGAACGCGTGTGAAGACCCTGGCTATGGACACCATTCTGGCTAACGCTCGCTTCTTTGATGGCGATCTCTCTAAAGTCCCCACCATGGCTCTGACGGTTGGAGTTGGGACAGTGATGGATGCTCGAGAG GTCATGATCCTTATCACTGGCTCTCATAAAGCGTTCGCGCTCTATAAAGCCATAGAAGAGGGAGTGAATCACATGTGGACGGTGTCCGCCTTCCAGCAGCATCcacaggctgtgtttgtgtgcgaTGAAGACGCCACACACGAGCTGAGGGTCAAAACGGTCAAGTATTTCAAAG gcattATGGATGTGCACAACAAGATGGTGCTAGACTGA